From Scatophagus argus isolate fScaArg1 chromosome 2, fScaArg1.pri, whole genome shotgun sequence, a single genomic window includes:
- the ift27 gene encoding intraflagellar transport protein 27 homolog isoform X1 encodes MVKLRARCLLVGDAAVGKTALCHMFHSDGTLFQKTYSMTTGVELLIKCVNIPETSDSVELYIVDSAGKQTLVEACEKMWGELSLMCMVFDLTSEQSFTNCSQWMERVRSHCKGLHIPGVLVGNKSDLSGRREVQASVAQEWAQSQGMEYHETSAKEMDNCEAPLLSLARAFHSLYQERRETIQNLSAG; translated from the exons ATGGTGAAGTTGAGGGCGAGATGTCTGCTTGTCG gaGATGCTGCAGTGGGGAAAACTGCACTTTGCCATATGTTTCACAGTGATGGTACTCTCTTCCAGAAGACCTACAGCATG ACAACCGGAGTGGAGCTGCTAATTAAATGTGTGAACATCCCAGAGACCAGCGACAGTGTG GAGCTCTACATCGTTGACTCTGCAGGGAAGCAGACATTAGTGGAAGCCTGCGAAAAAATG TGGGGCGAGCTGTCCTTGATGTGCATGGTGTTTGACCTGACCAGTGAGCAGTCGTTTACCAACTGCAGCCAATGGATGGAGAGAGTCCGTTCTCACTGCAAGGGTCTCCACATTCCAG gtgtCCTGGTGGGCAACAAGTCAGACCTGTCAGGTAGAAGGGAAGTCCAAGCGTCTGTGGCCCAAGAATGGGCCCAAAGCCAGGGGATGGAGTACCACGAGACATCAGCT AAGGAGATGGACAACTGTGAAGCACCGCTCCTCAGCTTAGCCCGGGCCTTCCACTCTCTCTACCAGGAACGTCGCGAGACCATCCAGAACCTGAGTGCAGGGTAG
- the ift27 gene encoding intraflagellar transport protein 27 homolog isoform X2, translated as MVKLRARCLLVGDAAVGKTALCHMFHSDGTLFQKTYSMTTGVELLIKCVNIPETSDSVELYIVDSAGKQTLVEACEKMWGELSLMCMVFDLTSEQSFTNCSQWMERVRSHCKGLHIPGVLVGNKSDLSGRREVQASVAQEWAQSQGMEYHETSAVSVFQRRWTTVKHRSSA; from the exons ATGGTGAAGTTGAGGGCGAGATGTCTGCTTGTCG gaGATGCTGCAGTGGGGAAAACTGCACTTTGCCATATGTTTCACAGTGATGGTACTCTCTTCCAGAAGACCTACAGCATG ACAACCGGAGTGGAGCTGCTAATTAAATGTGTGAACATCCCAGAGACCAGCGACAGTGTG GAGCTCTACATCGTTGACTCTGCAGGGAAGCAGACATTAGTGGAAGCCTGCGAAAAAATG TGGGGCGAGCTGTCCTTGATGTGCATGGTGTTTGACCTGACCAGTGAGCAGTCGTTTACCAACTGCAGCCAATGGATGGAGAGAGTCCGTTCTCACTGCAAGGGTCTCCACATTCCAG gtgtCCTGGTGGGCAACAAGTCAGACCTGTCAGGTAGAAGGGAAGTCCAAGCGTCTGTGGCCCAAGAATGGGCCCAAAGCCAGGGGATGGAGTACCACGAGACATCAGCTGTTAGTGTATTTCA AAGGAGATGGACAACTGTGAAGCACCGCTCCTCAGCTTAG